One Kosmotoga arenicorallina S304 genomic window carries:
- a CDS encoding AI-2E family transporter → MNNSAKWILGYFIAYIISLFVFPMTTRVITLSVLIGMIIIAPARMAKKRSYKRLLSLVTLGAIVITFVYLLYIAVPIIIKGVQSFRSGLVELDFSEISSKLNEPFSSFVNDTFEKAGSMLGDFLLQASLYISKNIASWITFGILLVVAAVFLTTRTRFFFRRKAVHTLFPGCEGDEVTGFFKGFYRDLQGYITGQLIVALAVGSVIGFGAFFFKIQQALFLGLLAGITNFIPFFGVIVTAIPLLVIGYISYTDAPILGVVFALLLLVVANQLEMWVLSPRIMSRRLKLNWFIILLSMIACSELFGVYGIVLAVPLVIFIRRYWGTFLTKEVNKYGNIRQGLVQGGKRKKAPPEKEGQK, encoded by the coding sequence ATGAACAATAGCGCAAAGTGGATTCTCGGTTATTTTATAGCTTATATTATTTCCCTGTTTGTCTTTCCTATGACGACCCGTGTTATAACCCTGAGCGTATTGATAGGGATGATTATAATTGCGCCTGCAAGAATGGCTAAGAAGAGGAGTTACAAGCGACTGCTCTCTCTAGTAACCCTTGGAGCTATTGTTATAACCTTTGTATACCTCCTCTATATCGCTGTCCCCATTATTATAAAAGGCGTTCAGAGCTTTCGTTCGGGCCTTGTAGAGCTTGATTTTTCAGAAATTTCGTCAAAACTCAATGAGCCCTTTAGCAGTTTTGTTAATGACACCTTCGAAAAGGCTGGTTCAATGCTGGGAGATTTCTTGCTTCAAGCGAGCCTTTACATAAGCAAAAACATAGCTTCCTGGATCACTTTTGGTATATTGCTGGTGGTAGCTGCGGTTTTCCTTACCACAAGAACCCGGTTCTTTTTCAGGCGCAAAGCAGTTCACACCCTTTTTCCAGGATGTGAAGGAGATGAAGTGACGGGATTTTTTAAGGGATTTTACCGGGATCTTCAGGGATATATTACAGGACAGCTCATAGTAGCCCTTGCAGTGGGTTCAGTGATAGGTTTTGGTGCATTTTTCTTTAAAATCCAGCAGGCGTTATTTCTTGGATTACTTGCTGGAATTACGAATTTCATTCCCTTCTTTGGAGTTATCGTCACCGCCATACCTTTGCTTGTTATAGGCTATATAAGCTATACAGATGCTCCAATTCTTGGAGTTGTTTTTGCGCTACTGCTGCTGGTTGTCGCCAATCAACTCGAAATGTGGGTGTTATCGCCAAGGATTATGTCCAGAAGGTTGAAATTGAACTGGTTTATCATACTGCTTTCCATGATAGCTTGCAGCGAGCTTTTTGGTGTATATGGAATAGTGCTTGCTGTTCCCCTTGTCATATTCATACGACGCTATTGGGGAACTTTCCTTACAAAAGAGGTGAATAAATATGGGAATATACGACAGGGACTGGTACAGGGAGGAAAAAGAAAAAAAGCCCCCCCTGAAAAGGAAGGGCAGAAATAG